Proteins co-encoded in one Salvia splendens isolate huo1 chromosome 4, SspV2, whole genome shotgun sequence genomic window:
- the LOC121799948 gene encoding DExH-box ATP-dependent RNA helicase DExH10-like: MEGSPTSIKRKQSEEGSQEQQESQVQESVSKRRSLSRTCVHEVAVPSGYVSTKDESTHGTLADPIYNGERAKTYPFKLDPFQEVSISCLERNESVLVSAHTSAGKTAVAEYAIAMAFKEKQRVVYTSPLKALSNQKYRELSQEFSDVGLMTGDVTLSPNASCLVMTTEILRAMLYRGSEVLKEVAWVIFDEIHYMKDRERGVVWEETIIFLPPAIKMVFLSATMSNATEFAEWICNIHKQPCHVVYTDFRPTPLQHYVFPVGGSGLYLVVDENEQFKEGNFLKLQETFSTQNSVDGSKSANSKGNSRIAKSGNSSSGSNIYKIVKLIMERKFQPVIIFSFSRRECEQHAMSMSKLDFNTPEEKDVVGEVFRNAILCLSEEDRNLPAIELMLPLLQRGIAVHHSGLLPIIKELVELLFQEGLVKALFATETFAMGLNMPAKTVVFTNVKKWDGDSHRYIGSGEYIQMSGRAGRRGKDERGICIIMIDDKMEMNTLKDMVLGKPAPLVSTFRLSYYSILNLMSRAEGQFTAEHVIRNSFHQFQHEKALPDIGKKVSQLEQEAAVLDASGEAEVAEYHRLKLDLAQLEKKMMAVITQPERVLSFLLPGRLVKVREGGTDWGWGVVVNVVKKPHAVSSSMPAELASSRGNNYIVDVLLHCSMSTSENGSQPKPCPPCPGEEGEMHVVPVQLPLLSALSTLRISVPSDLRPKESRHTVLLAVQQLEKRYPQGFPKLNPVKDMGVEEPEFVELASKIDELEHKLFIHPLHKSQDLHQISSFQRKAEVSHEIQQLKSKMRDSQLQKFRDELKNRSRVLKRLGHIDGDGVVQLKGRAACRIDTGDELLVTELMFNGTFNDLDHHQVAALASCFIPGDKSSEQIHLRAELAKPLQQLQDSARRIAEIQRECKLEINVDEYVEASIRPFLMDVIYCWSKGASFADVIQMTDIFEGSIIRLARRLDEFLNQLKGAAHAVGEVGLEEKFTAASEGIRRGIMFANSLYL, encoded by the exons ATGGAAGGTTCTCCTACATCCATTAAAAGGAAACAATCAGAGGAGGGTTCGCAAGAACAACAGGAAAGCCAGGTGCAAGAATCTGTCTCGAAGAGGCGTAGCTTATCTAGGACATGTGTGCACGAGGTGGCAGTGCCCAGTGGATATGTTTCAACCAAGGATGAATCAACTCACGGCACCCTGGCAGATCCCATTTATAACGGGGAGCGAGCTAAGACCTACCCATTTAAGCTTGATCCTTTTCAGGAGGTTTCTATTTCTTGTTTGGAGAGAAATGAGTCTGTTTTAGTCTCTGCCCACACTTCTGCTGGGAAAACTGCAGTTGCGGAATACGCAATTGCCATGGCTTTTAAAGAGAAGCAGCGGGTCGTATATACTTCTCCTCTAAAAGCTTTGAGCAACCAGAAGTACAGAGAGTTAAGTCAAGAGTTTTCAGATGTTGGATTGATGACAGGTGATGTCACACTTTCACCTAATGCAAGTTGTTTGGTGATGACTACGGAAATCCTGAGGGCAATGCTTTATAGGGGTTCTGAGGTATTGAAGGAAGTTGCTTGGGTTATATTTGATGAGATACATTACATGAAGGATCGTGAAAGAGGTGTAGTTTGGGAAGAAACTATTATCTTCTTGCCCCCTGCCATCAAGATGGTCTTTCTTTCCGCTACTATGTCAAATGCGACTGAATTTGCTGAATGGATATGTAATATACACAAACAACCTTGTCACGTGGTTTACACAGATTTTAGGCCGACACCCCTACAACACTATGTGTTTCCTGTGGGTGGCTCTGGTTTATATCTCGTAGTTGATGAGAATGAGCAGTTTAAAGAAGGTAACTTTTTGAAGCTTCAGGAAACTTTCAGCACTCAAAATTCTGTTGATGGGAGCAAGAGTGCGAATTCCAAAGGCAATAGCAGAATCGCTAAAAGTGGAAATTCTTCAAGCGGTTCCAACATATACAAAATTGTCAAG TTGATAATGGAACGAAAATTCCAACCAGtcataatttttagttttagcAGAAGAGAGTGTGAGCAACATGCCATGTCCATGTCCAAACTTGATTTCAATACTCCAGAGGAGAAGGATGTTGTGGGTGAAGTGTTTCGAAATGCTATCCTATGCTTGAGTGAGGAGGATAGAAATTTGCCTGCCATAGAATTAATGTTGCCATTACTTCAGCGAGGCATTGCTGTTCATCATTCTGGTTTGCTTCCTATCATTAAAGAACTTGTAGAGCTTCTCTTTCAAGAAGGGCTTGTTAAGGCCCTATTTGCCACAGAAACG TTTGCAATGGGGTTGAACATGCCAGCAAAAACTGTTGTTTTTACAAATGTGAAAAAATGGGATGGTGACAGTCATCGTTATATCGGATCTGGTGAATATATCCAG ATGAGTGGTAGAGCTGGACGTCGTGGTAAAGATGAGCGTGGTATTTGCATTATAATGATCGACGATAAG ATGGAGATGAATACACTTAAAGACATGGTTTTGGGCAAACCAGCACCTTTGGTCAGTACTTTCAGGTTGAGTTATTACTCAATTCTAAATTTAATGAGTCGTGCCGAAGGACAATTCACAGCTGAGCATGTTATCAGAAACTCCTTCCATCAATTTCAGCATGAGAAG GCTTTACCTGACATTGGAAAAAAAGTTTCACAGCTCGAACAGGAAGCTGCTGTGCTTGATGCTTCTGGAGAG GCTGAGGTGGCTGAGTATCACCGGCTTAAGCTTGACTTGGCCCAACTTGAAAAGAAAATGATGGCAGTGATAACACAACCTGAAAGAGTTCTCTCTTTCCTTCTACCTGGTAGACTG GTTAAGGTAAGAGAAGGAGGAACAGATTGGGGTTGGGGAGTTGTTGTCAATGTGGTGAAGAAACCGCACGCCGTCTCAAGTTCTATGCCAGCTGAACTTGCTTCTTCACGTGGTAACAACTATATTGTGGATGTTCTGCTTCACTGCTCTATGAGCACAAGTGAAAATGGTTCTCAACCAAAACCTTGTCCTCCTTGTCCAGGAGAAGAAGGTGAAATGCATGTG GTTCCTGTTCAGTTGCCTCTTCTTTCTGCACTTAGCACACTTAGAATATCGGTTCCTTCCGACTTGAGGCCGAAAGAAAGTCGGCATACTGTTCTTCTTGCTGTGCAACAGCTTGAAAAGCGCTATCCACAAGGCTTTCCAAAGCTCAATCCAGTAAAG GATATGGGAGTTGAAGAGCCTGAATTTGTTGAGTTGGCTAGCAAAATCGATGAGCTTGAGCATAAGTTGTTCATTCATCCCCTGCACAAG TCACAAGACCTACATCAGATTTCAAGTTTCCAGAGAAAAGCAGAAGTCAGTCATGAAATTCAACAGCTGAAGTCGAAAATGCGTGATTCTCAG CTTCAAAAATTTCGTGACGAACTTAAGAATCGATCGCGGGTTCTCAAAAGACTGGGTCATATTGATGGTGATGGTGTTGTTCAGTTGAAGGGACGTGCAGCTTGCCGGATAGACACTGGAGATGAGCTCCTTGTCACAGAATTGATGTTCAATG GTACCTTCAATGATCTTGATCACCATCAAGTTGCAGCTCTTGCTAGTTGCTTTATTCCTGGGGACAAGTCAAGTGAACAGATACATTTAAGAGCTGAACTTGCTAAACCTTTGCAACAACTTCAAGATAGTGCCAGAAGGATAGCTGAG ATACAACGCGAGTGTAAACTTGAAATAAATGTTGATGAATACGTTGAAGCATCGATTAGACCCTTCTTGATGGATGTGATTTATTGTTGGTCAAAG
- the LOC121799951 gene encoding pentatricopeptide repeat-containing protein At3g42630-like isoform X1, protein MAVAIMVFAPITFNTMKRYRFRQLCSKDWNSFQSFRSKCLQGNCEDYAERRGAHGSDSLAHGLSGERLPLVPKEKFLENTPDVLLPENTTLSTLVLHYACNGLFSKALEIWDELMNRACVPDAEVVSKLIILYGSIQDFSMINRILLQMQLKDVNLLQEIFSLAISFFGRTGRLECMEILIKEMVSMGYSVDSVTGNAYILYYCAFCSLADVEVAYGRLKRSRILIEEEGIRAIAFAYIKENKFYDLGRFIHDVGLGRRNVGNLLWNLLLLSYAANFKMKSLQREFVRMVETGFTPDLTTFNIRTLAFSKMSLLWDLHLSLDHMRHEGVVPDLVTYGCVVDAYLDKRLGRNLNFALRKLNSSDLVSVQTDPLVFEVMGKGDFHLSSDAVMEYRNKKHWTYKMLISIYLKKKFRSNQIFWNY, encoded by the exons ATGGCGGTAGCGATAATGGTGTTCGCTCCAATTACCTTTAATACGATGAAACGTTACCGTTTCAGGCAATTATGCTCAAAGGATTGGAATTCTTTCCAGTCGTTTCGCTCAAAG TGTTTGCAGGGGAACTGCGAGGATTATGCTGAGAGACGTGGTGCTCACGGTTCTGATTCACTAGCACATGGCTTAAGTGGAGAAAGATTGCCTCTGGTTCCTAAAGAAAAATTTCTTGAGAATACACCGGATGTGCTGTTGCCCGAAAATACTACTTTATCAACTCTGGTGCTGCATTATGCTTGCAATGGGTTGTTCTCTAAAGCATTGGAAATTTGGGATGAATTGATGAACAGGGCATGTGTTCCTGATGCTGAAGTAGTTTCTAAATTAATCATTCTGTATGGCAGCATTCAAGATTTTAGCATGATTAACAGAATTCTGCTCCAAATGCAACTGAAAGATGTTAATCTACTTCAGGAAATTTTTAGTTTGgctatttctttttttggaagGACCGGGAGGCTGGAATGCATGGAAATTTTAATTAAGGAGATGGTCTCAATGGGTTATTCTGTGGATTCAGTGACTGGGAATGCTTATATATTGTATTATTGTGCATTTTGTTCGCTGGCTGATGTTGAAGTTGCTTATGGTCGTCTGAAAAGGTCAAGGATTCTGATTGAGGAAGAAGGTATTAGGGCCATCGCATTTGCATATATAAAGGAAAATAAGTTCTATGATTTAGGTCGTTTCATACATGATGTAGGTCTTGGTAGAAGAAATGTTGGGAATCTTCTTTGGAACCTTCTCCTACTATCTTATGCTGCTAACTTCAAAATGAAAAGCTTGCAGAGAGAATTTGTGAGAATGGTGGAAACAGGATTCACTCCCGATCTCACTACATTTAATATCAGGACACTTGCATTTTCTAAAATGTCTTTACTATGGGATCTGCATTTGAGCCTTGACCATATGAGACATGAAGGAGTGGTTCCTGATCTTGTGACATATGGTTGTGTTGTTGATGCCTACCTGGATAAGAGGCTTGGAAGGAATTTAAATTTTGCCTTGAGAAAACTCAACTCCAGTGATTTGGTGTCGGTGCAGACAGATCCACTAGTGTTTGAGGTTATGGGAAAAGGAGACTTTCACTTGAGCTCAGATGCAGTTATGGAGTATAGGAATAAAAAGCATTGGACATACAAAATGCTCATCTCAATCTACCTTAAGAAAAAATTCCGGAGTAATCAAATTTTTTGGAATTACTGA
- the LOC121799951 gene encoding pentatricopeptide repeat-containing protein At3g42630-like isoform X2, with product MAVAIMVFAPITFNTMKRYRFRQLCSKDWNSFQSFRSKGNCEDYAERRGAHGSDSLAHGLSGERLPLVPKEKFLENTPDVLLPENTTLSTLVLHYACNGLFSKALEIWDELMNRACVPDAEVVSKLIILYGSIQDFSMINRILLQMQLKDVNLLQEIFSLAISFFGRTGRLECMEILIKEMVSMGYSVDSVTGNAYILYYCAFCSLADVEVAYGRLKRSRILIEEEGIRAIAFAYIKENKFYDLGRFIHDVGLGRRNVGNLLWNLLLLSYAANFKMKSLQREFVRMVETGFTPDLTTFNIRTLAFSKMSLLWDLHLSLDHMRHEGVVPDLVTYGCVVDAYLDKRLGRNLNFALRKLNSSDLVSVQTDPLVFEVMGKGDFHLSSDAVMEYRNKKHWTYKMLISIYLKKKFRSNQIFWNY from the exons ATGGCGGTAGCGATAATGGTGTTCGCTCCAATTACCTTTAATACGATGAAACGTTACCGTTTCAGGCAATTATGCTCAAAGGATTGGAATTCTTTCCAGTCGTTTCGCTCAAAG GGGAACTGCGAGGATTATGCTGAGAGACGTGGTGCTCACGGTTCTGATTCACTAGCACATGGCTTAAGTGGAGAAAGATTGCCTCTGGTTCCTAAAGAAAAATTTCTTGAGAATACACCGGATGTGCTGTTGCCCGAAAATACTACTTTATCAACTCTGGTGCTGCATTATGCTTGCAATGGGTTGTTCTCTAAAGCATTGGAAATTTGGGATGAATTGATGAACAGGGCATGTGTTCCTGATGCTGAAGTAGTTTCTAAATTAATCATTCTGTATGGCAGCATTCAAGATTTTAGCATGATTAACAGAATTCTGCTCCAAATGCAACTGAAAGATGTTAATCTACTTCAGGAAATTTTTAGTTTGgctatttctttttttggaagGACCGGGAGGCTGGAATGCATGGAAATTTTAATTAAGGAGATGGTCTCAATGGGTTATTCTGTGGATTCAGTGACTGGGAATGCTTATATATTGTATTATTGTGCATTTTGTTCGCTGGCTGATGTTGAAGTTGCTTATGGTCGTCTGAAAAGGTCAAGGATTCTGATTGAGGAAGAAGGTATTAGGGCCATCGCATTTGCATATATAAAGGAAAATAAGTTCTATGATTTAGGTCGTTTCATACATGATGTAGGTCTTGGTAGAAGAAATGTTGGGAATCTTCTTTGGAACCTTCTCCTACTATCTTATGCTGCTAACTTCAAAATGAAAAGCTTGCAGAGAGAATTTGTGAGAATGGTGGAAACAGGATTCACTCCCGATCTCACTACATTTAATATCAGGACACTTGCATTTTCTAAAATGTCTTTACTATGGGATCTGCATTTGAGCCTTGACCATATGAGACATGAAGGAGTGGTTCCTGATCTTGTGACATATGGTTGTGTTGTTGATGCCTACCTGGATAAGAGGCTTGGAAGGAATTTAAATTTTGCCTTGAGAAAACTCAACTCCAGTGATTTGGTGTCGGTGCAGACAGATCCACTAGTGTTTGAGGTTATGGGAAAAGGAGACTTTCACTTGAGCTCAGATGCAGTTATGGAGTATAGGAATAAAAAGCATTGGACATACAAAATGCTCATCTCAATCTACCTTAAGAAAAAATTCCGGAGTAATCAAATTTTTTGGAATTACTGA
- the LOC121799950 gene encoding U-box domain-containing protein 52-like, giving the protein MSSHRGNGEKNQETVAVAIDKDKGSQAALKWAVDHLLGKGKNVTLIHVKLKNSFPLGGRMSFSDNESAKDLFLPFRCFCTRKDIQVHEVILEDSDVAKALSEYIKNNSIETLVIGSSPKNGFVRFKTVDIPGSVTKMVPDYCTVYVISKGKVASCRSPSIPPQRERSLHNSGSLHDSRNAQLHGGRGSTSSPFVGRPSMEETDSIRSPFTRGKANRSYGELSMGESDISFVGSARPSSDRMMSAFDQDPFVPGRLSSGSDIDGRLSFGSPFSNARTSDATNGFGAYSSTSQESGDFSWSGSQNMDDVEAEMRRLKQELKQTMDMYSTACKEALTAKQKALELHRWKVEEQKKLEEAHQAEEAALAIAEMEKQKCRAAIEKAEAAQRIAEIEAQKRINAEMKALKEADEKNKVLDKLSQNDARYRKYSIEEIESATGYFAESRKIGEGGYGPVYKTSLDHTDVAIKVLRPDAAQGRSQFQQEVEVLCCIRHPNMVLLLGACPEYGCLVYEYMANGSLDDRLFRRGNTPVLPWQLRFRIAAEIATGLLFLHQAKPEPLVHRDLKPGNILLDRNFVSKISDVGLARLVPPSVADSVTQYRMTSAAGTFCYIDPEYQQTGMLGLKSDVYSLGVMLLQIVTARSPMGLTHHVEKSIERGTFSEMLDPEVHDWPVEEAITFAKLALKCTELRRKDRPDLGTVVLPELNRLRMLAEESMPSYH; this is encoded by the exons ATGTCAAGCCATAGAGGGAATGGAGAGAAGAACCAAGAGACGGTTGCAGTAGCCATAGACAAAGACAAAGGGAGCCAAGCTGCATTGAAATGGGCTGTCGATCATCTCTTGGGCAAAGGCAAAAATGTCACCCTTATTCATGTCAAACTCAAGAACTCTTTCCCAC TGGGAGGTCGAATGAGTTTCTCTGACAACGAGTCTGCGAAAGACCTGTTCCTTCCTTTCCGCTGCTTCTGCACACGCAAGGAT ATTCAAGTGCATGAAGTGATACTAGAAGACTCGGACGTAGCAAAGGCCCTGAGCGAGTACATCAAGAACAACTCCATCGAGACACTGGTGATCGGTTCCTCACCCAAGAATGGCTTTGTCAG ATTCAAGACTGTTGATATCCCAGGCAGCGTGACGAAAATGGTGCCAGACTACTGCACTGTCTACGTCATCTCCAAAGGGAAGGTGGCGTCATGCAGATCTCCGTCAATTCCCCCTCAAAGAGAGCGTTCACTTCATAACTCGGGTAGCCTGCATGATTCACGCAACGCACAGCTCCATGGAGGACGAG GTAGTACGTCATCACCATTTGTAGGTAGGCCATCAATGGAGGAAACAGATTCAATCAG GTCACCTTTCACCAGAGGCAAAGCTAATCGGTCGTATGGAGAGCTTTCAATGGGTGAGAGCGACATATCATTTGTGGGCTCAGCTAGGCCAAGCAGCGATCGCATGATGTCAGCATTCGATCAGGATCCTTTCGTTCCAGGCCGTCTCTCCAGCGGCTCTGACATAGATGGCCGGTTGAGTTTTGGATCTCCATTCTCCAATGCTAGAACATCTGATGCAACCAACGGTTTTGGAGCCTACTCATCCACCTCCCAGGAAAGTGGAGACTTTTCGTGGTCCGGTTCCCAAAACATG GACGATGTGGAAGCAGAGATGAGAAGGCTCAAGCAGGAGCTCAAACAGACAATGGACATGTACAGCACAGCATGCAAGGAGGCACTCACAGCCAAACAGAAA GCATTGGAGCTTCATCGATGGAAAGTAGAAGAACAAAAGAAGCTTGAGGAGGCACACCAAGCTGAGGAAGCGGCATTAGCAATTGCAGAGATGGAGAAACAAAAATGCAGGGCTGCTATTGAGAAAGCAGAAGCAGCTCAAAGAATAGCTGAAATCGAAGCACAGAAAAGAATCAATGCTGAAATGAAGGCACTGAAAGAAGCAGATGAGAAGAATAAAGTGCTTGATAAGTTGTCACAAAATGATGCTAGATATCGCAAGTACAGCATTGAGGAGATCGAATCAGCCACAGGGTACTTTGCAGAATCTCGTAAAATTGGGGAAGGTGGATATGGGCCAGTTTACAAGACCAGCCTAGATCATACAGACGTTGCAATAAAGGTTCTTCGCCCGGATGCAGCCCAGGGAAGATCACAGTTTCAGCAGGAG GTTGAAGTTCTTTGTTGCATTCGACATCCTAACATGGTTCTCCTCCTAGGAGCATGCCCAGAGTACGGGTGCCTTGTCTATGAGTACATGGCTAATGGAAGCTTAGATGATCGCCTATTTAGGCGAGGAAACACTCCAGTGCTCCCTTGGCAACTCAGATTCCGTATAGCTGCAGAAATAGCCACTGGACTCCTTTTCCTCCATCAGGCAAAGCCAGAACCACTTGTACACAGAGATCTAAAACCTGGCAACATTTTGCTTGACCGCAACTTTGTGAGCAAGATAAGTGATGTTGGGTTGGCCAGGCTTGTTCCACCTTCAGTGGCTGATTCAGTCACCCAATATCGAATGACATCAGCTGCTGGGACATTCTGCTACATAGACCCCGAATATCAACAGACCGGAATGCTTGGCCTAAAATCTGATGTATATTCACTTGGGGTTATGCTGCTCCAAATTGTAACAGCCAGATCCCCAATGGGATTGACTCATCATGTTGAGAAGTCCATTGAGAGGGGGACCTTCTCTGAGATGCTTGACCCAGAAGTTCATGACTGGCCTGTCGAAGAGGCCATAACTTTTGCCAAGCTAGCACTTAAATGCACGGAATTGAGAAGGAAAGACAGACCTGATCTTGGAACTGTGGTGTTACCCGAACTGAACAGATTAAGAATGCTTGCTGAAGAATCCATGCCCAGCTATCACTAA
- the LOC121799183 gene encoding pollen receptor-like kinase 1, with protein MKQKTKKEDYNSSAQIPHFLLPPFNPTAAVAVAGGISSCRRPRATRNYAMPMARAPLSIILKSTSSHAIVLFLFIVLLHLALPSSAQQPEVAVPPSSAPLPEGEALLTFKASVANSAPALSNWTADVPPCTDSTANWIGVLCENGTVGGLQLHGMSLEGAIDVDALALLPNLKVLDFSRNRFGGPLPNLAALPNVRAVYLSNNKMSGAIAANAFVGMSALALLDLDKNLFSGEIPTSLAGLPALQELMLQNNKFKGGLPQFREGQLKNFSVANNGLTGEIPTGLSHFGTSAFSGNSNLCGKPLLLCPDHPLRLSLVPTVMMSIVVVAAWAALVAVIPILCLARRRRRALMQDPDELARAAVLVPGPDPEMMERGECRGNCLPFAPAARKSEGNVVRMTFLREDRDTFDMTNLLKASAEILGSGVFGSTYKAALTERQSVVVKRYHHMGNVSRDDFQEHMRRLGALRHPNVVPLVAFYYRREEKLLVYDYVDNTSLAALLHANRSRSHPGRKIPDWPTRLRIAKGIARGLLYLHDELPILTAAHGHLKSSNVVIDGANAPWLTDYGLAPVVNQEHAEQHMISYKSPEYKRSRRITKKTDVWSLGILILEILTGRFPAAFIKQRRDATDADAAAWVAAVASDEAGGGDVFDVGMGRGGGCEGEMAKLLKIGLECCKADVEERPDIKEAARLIEEVREREIV; from the exons ATGAAgcagaaaacaaaaaaagaggATTACAATTCTTCGGCACAGATTCCCCATTTTCTCCTCCCGCCCTTCAACCCAaccgccgccgtcgccgtcgccggcgGGATCTCCTCCTGCCGACGACCGCGCGCCACCCGAAACTACGCCATGCCAATGGCTAGGGCACCGCTCAGCATCATTCTCAAATCAACCTCGTCGCACGCGATcgtcctcttcctcttcatcGTCCTCCTCCATCTCGCCCTACCTTCCTCCGCGCAGCAGCCAGAGGTCGCCGTGCCGCCTTCCTCCGCGCCGCTGCCGGAGGGCGAGGCGCTCCTCACATTCAAGGCGTCCGTCGCCAACAGCGCCCCCGCGCTGTCCAATTGGACCGCCGACGTGCCGCCGTGCACCGACAGCACCGCGAATTGGATCGGCGTCCTGTGCGAGAACGGAACCGTCGGCGGCCTCCAGCTCCACGGCATGAGCTTGGAGGGGGCGATCGACGTCGACGCGCTCGCGCTGCTGCCTAATCTGAAGGTCCTCGACTTCTCCCGCAACAGATTCGGCGGTCCTCTGCCTAATCTGGCGGCGCTCCCCAACGTGAGAGCTGTTTATCTCTCGAATAATAAGATGTCCGGTGCGATTGCGGCTAACGCATTTGTAGGAATGTCGGCGTTGGCGCTGCTTGATTTGGATAAAAACCTATTCTCCGGCGAGATTCCGACGTCTCTGGCCGGTCTCCCGGCGCTGCAGGAGCTGATGCTGCAGAACAATAAGTTCAAAGGAGGATTGCCGCAGTTCCGAGAAGGTCAATTGAAGAACTTCAGCGTCGCCAACAACGGTCTCACCGGAGAAATCCCTACCGGCCTCAGCCATTTCGGTACTTCTGCCTTTTCAG GTAACAGTAATTTATGTGGGAAACCACTATTACTATGCCCGGACCACCCGTTGCGGCTCTCCCTTGTTCCAACAGTAATGATGTCAATCGTGGTCGTGGCGGCATGGGCGGCCCTAGTAGCGGTGATACCCATCCTCTGCCTCGCCCGACGTCGTCGCCGCGCCCTAATGCAGGACCCTGACGAGCTTGCCCGAGCAGCGGTCCTGGTCCCGGGTCCAGACCCGGAGATGATGGAGCGCGGCGAGTGCCGAGGGAATTGCCTGCCGTTTGCCCCCGCCGCGCGCAAATCGGAGGGCAACGTCGTGCGGATGACGTTCCTCCGAGAGGACCGCGACACATTCGACATGACGAACTTACTCAAGGCGTCGGCGGAGATCCTCGGGAGCGGCGTCTTCGGGTCGACCTACAAGGCCGCCCTGACGGAGCGGCAGAGCGTGGTGGTGAAGCGCTACCACCACATGGGCAACGTGAGCCGGGACGACTTCCAGGAGCACATGCGGCGGCTCGGCGCCCTCCGCCACCCGAACGTCGTCCCACTCGTCGCTTTCTACTACCGCCGCGAGGAGAAGCTCCTCGTCTACGACTACGTCGACAATACCAGCCTCGCCGCCCTCCTCCACGCCAACCGCTCCCGCTCCCACCCCGGCCGGAAAATCCCCGACTGGCCGACGCGGCTCCGCATCGCGAAGGGCATCGCCCGGGGGCTCCTCTACCTCCACGACGAGCTCCCCATCCTCACCGCCGCCCACGGCCACCTGAAATCATCCAACGTCGTCATCGACGGCGCCAACGCGCCGTGGCTGACGGACTACGGGCTCGCCCCGGTGGTGAACCAGGAGCACGCGGAGCAGCACATGATCTCGTACAAGTCGCCGGAGTACAAGCGCTCCCGCCGGATCACGAAGAAGACCGACGTGTGGAGCTTAGGGATCCTCATCCTCGAGATCCTCACGGGGCGGTTTCCGGCGGCGTTCATCAAGCAGAGGAGGGACGCGACGGACGCAGACGCGGCGGCGTGGGTGGCGGCGGTGGCGAGCGACGAGGCCGGTGGCGGGGACGTGTTCGACGTGGGCATGGGGAGGGGAGGAGGGTGCGAGGGGGAGATGGCGAAGCTGTTGAAAATAGGGTTGGAGTGTTGTAAGGCGGATGTGGAGGAGCGGCCGGATATTAAGGAGGCGGCGCGGCTGATTGAGGAGGTGAGGGAGAGGGAAATTGTTTGA